ggaaTCAGTAGCTAAAGACCCTAACTGCCCGGTCCAACCAAAACCAGACCAGGTCACGAGGCTGAGGAGGAACAGGAGGGTCGTCACACCAGACGACGAAGACGAGGTCACCAGGGCTGACCTAGTCATCTGTAGTCATCCTTGGGGGGGTCCAGGGCCCCCAGATTACCAAAGCCCAGTCGGAGGCTCTCCATGTCGAACGTGTCGATCTCTCTCTCCTGGCGATCCAGCAGGTGCTTGATCCTCTCTGTACGCTCCTTCTGAAGGGAAGCCAGCTCCTCTTCAATCTAAAAAAACACAACTTAGTTAATTAAACTAGTGGAAGCAAGAGCATTTAGAACCAGTAAGGTATGAGTATTGCAGAGTTCGACCTGCAAGTGCCACTGTAGTGTGTGTGCAGGCTTTTTCAGTTTTTTGCTTAGCTTAGATTTTTGGGTCAGCGTTGATTTGAAATTCAGCATAATTCTGTAACCACTCCGTCAACTAACTACAGACAGAAATATGCCTGCACTAGCCATGAGTAGAGCCAGACACAATTTACTGTCAATCAATCCATTACAGCCATTGTCTGCATCTTAAAATCAATAAATATTAGCTGTTCATCTTTCATTTTTAGCGTTTGGTACAGATTGATTCCATTCCATAAAGCCTCTAGATACAGATTACATctggcccctgagacaccctATCTAGACAGTGGATCGAAATCAGCAGTAAGCACTTCTCTGGAAGCGTATGAGTCTGGGGTGTGTTCATTAGGATCCAGATGGAAAAAGAcaaactgaaacagggagggaccacCTGAActggtccaataagaaatgcgcatttttgttttccattgcaGAACAATTTAAAACCTCTTCAGTTGCGTGTCCTGATGAATACAACCCTGATACAGGGTTAACAATGACGTCGCCTGATCCAGAAAGCCTGCAGGGCAACAGATAGTCACCAGATGGCGCCACACCACCACTGGTTGCATAATACTGTAATGATACTACTGTAGGCTACTGCCTGGGCAACAGAAACTGGATCAGGGCTGCATGTTCCTTTGTTATCAAGGAGCGATATAGCGATGACATCATTGCCTTGGAAAAACATATTATTCAagaataaattttaaaaaatctattCTGACTGATAAAGTGGCCTACAGTGATTTGAATGTATGCAATGCCAGGCCATCAGCATCCACTGTTCAGATGTAAATTGTCAACAGCGGTGTACAGAAGAAGTATTGACTGGGGAGAAGAGGTGAAAGAGAAGGTGTTGTGACACCAGACTGAAGAACACAGAAAGGAGGGCATGACTCAATGACTCAATTAATATAATAGTAAGTAAAGTCTTATTGTTATGGAGGACCATATTACATAATCTAATATCATAAATCAATTATTCATTTTTAACACACTGGGTAGGATTCAAATATAGAGCATGTTGTAAGAATAATACAACACTAACATGATAGGATTTTTGCAACCAAAACTAAGTGCATGACACATTTTTTGGGCCTCAGTTACAAATTAGTAGAGTGAAATGTGTGTCAAATGAAAGTGAAGTCTGTCTCTGTGGGTGCATGTTGATTCTGCTTCCAGCACATTGTGCTCCGCAAAGGCTCTGCCTGCAtgagtgtgagtatgtgtgtgtatatctgtgtctgtctgcgttcTGCGCATCTGTCTGGGTATCTGTGTCTGTTTTTGCTCCTCCCTACCCCTCAACCTTTTGTTCTAGgtgggctctgtgtgtgtgtgtgtgtgtgtgtgtgtgtgtgtgtgtgtatgtgtgtatgcatgcatgcgtgtCCCCGTCCGTataggtctgtctctctctccatatcagtcTGTCACTTCCCCCTCGACACCTCTACCTTTTGTTCGAGGtgggctctgtgtgtgtatgtgtgtgtccctgtacgtataggtctgtctctctctccatatcagtcTGTCACTCGACACCTCTACCTTTTGTTCGAGGTGGGCTCTGCGCAGCGAAACCTTCTGCTCCAGCTTCTGCTGCTCTCTGTCGTGCTGGGCCTCGGTCTGCATCTTGATCTTACTCTGGTAGGCATTCAGCAGCTCCATCTCCTGCTGCAGCTGCTGCCTCAGAGCCTGGCACTCGGCTTCCTGGGCCTCGTCCAGACGCAGCTGACGGGGAGAAATAAAGAGAAGACCCCAACAGAGGAAAGGGGgaataaagagagagtgagagaaaagacagggggaggggagggggaggaaagagggtgggagagagaataGAATAAGAGTGGTgaaagagatgaagggagaggggcagtgaagagaaaagagaggaagaagtgagGAGAAAAGGAAATAGAAGAAGAGACCGGACGAGTGATGGGAATAAGAGAAGCAAAGAGGGTTACAAACTCCTACAACGACCTAAATCTCCTATGCCTTGGGGCCTAAGATTATTTCATTCCCATATGGAACTATTCTTAATGTCAGATATTAATTAATAAGATCTGTGACATTTATATGAATTAGTTCTTTGAGATTGTCAAAGGAAATGATCAAATATTAACTTTCTTAGTTACAAAAAAAAATTGGTTAGTAATCACAACTCGGTCATCAAAACACCCGTTCTCCATTTTGTGCCGACTCACCGCCTGCGATGCCATCATCTCGTTGATGCTCTGTTCGTACTGCTCAGCTAGGATGGCCAGTTTCCTGGTCTGCTCCTCCTTCAGGGCCTTGAGCACCGTCTTGTGCTCGCTCTTGGGCGTAACCTCCATCTGGTGGTGTCTCAGGGCCTTGTACTGCTTGGTCTGGACCTTACACGTGTCCTGGAACTGCTTCTTAATCTGCAGCTCCATGGCCTGGTGGAGATGGAGATTGGAACAGGTGAGGTGAATGAGGAGAGTGttaaacacaagcacacacacagatggatttGAGGGATCCTGTTGACCCATTACATTCcgtttctactgtatgttctttGCCTGTCGTAATATGGTTCAAATTCTGATGAGTGCAATGGTTTGTTACATTTAAGTCTTTTGTAGCCAACAGTTAGGATTTCCCCTTTTCCAGGACTGAGTGCACTGGCTGCACACCCCTAACCCTCACCTTGAGGTTAATGGTCTGCTATTTCACTGTGTCTTGCTCTGTATAATCTGCTACCTGGTTAGATCAGAGCCTGATCCTGGATAACACCTAATGTAGCTACCAATGTAGCCATCACATTCCCAGGGTTGCATTTGCAATCTGTTCCTGGCCTCACCCGCACCTTGAGGTTCTTGGGCTGCTGCCGTAGCTCCAGGACGTGTTTGCGGTGGAGCTCTCTCTCGCGGCGGTTGTTGTACTCTATCTGGTTctccagttctgtctggtgctgAAGGCGGATCAGGTCCATGCGGAGCTTCTGAAGGGTCTTCAGCTGACGATGCTCCAGCTCCTGGGTCGATTCATCGTGTCTGATCAGCATGGCATGCTCCATCTCCTTCTGGGTCTTCTTCTTGTTCAGCTCCTGatcagagtgggagagagagggggagggagcgagagatatggagagatagggagggataaatggagagagaaagtgggaaggggaggagaggagagggaggaagagatgggaaTTATAATGGTCATCCATGACACAAACTTTGCTTTTGTATGAGAAAGGACTGGAGCATCAGTGTCACGTGGTGTTGCACTTATGGACATTGCAGACACAAGACTACACTTCAATTCTTTGTGCATTTGTTTTCTGCTTTTTCAAGGTTCCTGTTGTTCTACTATGCTATGGCAATGTCACTAGGTAAATAACATCTCAGGCACAACAGTGCCACCATACAATTGGcaataacacacagacactatATCCAAATACTCCTAAAAAATGTCCCTTATTCCTATCCTTCAAGCATATGAGAGGAGCAGTTTCAGAGCTGGCTGGGTTttggtagcctggtcccagggcTGTTTGTGCTGAGTGGACAAGACAGTACAAGCAGATCTTGGACCAGGCTAGCTTTAGGGTATCATCCAATGTGCCCCTAGGTTTCGGGTGGACGCCCATATAAGGTCTCAGACCTCCTAATATTGTCCTACTCCCCCCCCTCCTGATTTACAGAGCAGATTAGGAGATTACTGCATTGTTGCCTTGCTTATACTTTCTAATCTGCTTTCCACAAGATGCAAAACCCATTCTCTGTGTTTTTCACAAACCAATTGGAATACTGGTATTGGTCAAAGAAGTCTACGATTTGGCAAGAACATTGCTTTTCATGTTACAACATTGACCATGTGAATGTTATCGATAATCAGTTGGAGTTGGACATGTGACATTCATATCCCTATTGGATTAAATAGTGTTCACTGCACATCACTACAGACTAAAGTGTGTGTACatccaaaaaaaacacacatcccACTGATTCTCCACACGTCATTCACTCCTCCTCGCCTCTCAATTGAAATATCTCTCTGTACATCTATACACTGTACCTCTCGTATCTGCTCCTGTTCAAACTCATGCCTCTTGATCATGACTTTGCGTTTGAAGCCTCTGCAGTTCCTGTCGTAGAAGACTCTCTGTTGGCCGAGGAGATGGGCCTCCTCCTCAGCCTGGCTGTGCTGCAAGTTCTCCTTGTGCTTCGACAAACGCTCCTGCTTCTCCTTCTTAGGGGTGTGGTGGTCTTCGTTCATCTCCTGAAGGGATGGAGATTGACGACAGATTAaggttaataaatatatatacacaatttTCTCAACCTTTTCATATTTTTTGAtgctgaatgttatcagatcttcaaccaaaacgtattattagataaagggaacctgagtgaacaaataacacaacaatgccatacttatttcatttattaataacacccaatgcccctgtgtgaaaaagtaattgccccttacactcaataaattgtgccacctttagctgcaacgaCTCCAACCAAACTCtttctgtagttgttgatcagtctctcatgtcgctgtggaggaattttcacccactcttccatgcagaactgctgtGGGTTTTCAAgaatgaactgctcgtttcaagtcctgccacatcatctcaattgggattaggtctggactttaaaaaacttcaaatttgttgctttttagccattttcgTGTAGacgtgactgtgtgttttggatcatttatcttgctgcatgacccagctgcacttcagcttcagctcacagacggatggcctgacattctcctgtagtctaagacactgcatctca
The genomic region above belongs to Oncorhynchus mykiss isolate Arlee chromosome 6, USDA_OmykA_1.1, whole genome shotgun sequence and contains:
- the taok3a gene encoding serine/threonine-protein kinase TAO3 isoform X2, whose translation is MLARLLNMNVAMMLGLKKMSYEKMNDYYGDLDSPFCQVTKQIHEHEQENELREQMSGYKRMRRQHQKQLIALENKLKAEMDEHRLKLQKEVETQANNAYIELEKLAKRHTVHCDKEMKTTSADEKKFQQQIVAQQKKELTTFLDNQKKQYKLCKEKIKEEMNEDHHTPKKEKQERLSKHKENLQHSQAEEEAHLLGQQRVFYDRNCRGFKRKVMIKRHEFEQEQIREELNKKKTQKEMEHAMLIRHDESTQELEHRQLKTLQKLRMDLIRLQHQTELENQIEYNNRRERELHRKHVLELRQQPKNLKAMELQIKKQFQDTCKVQTKQYKALRHHQMEVTPKSEHKTVLKALKEEQTRKLAILAEQYEQSINEMMASQALRLDEAQEAECQALRQQLQQEMELLNAYQSKIKMQTEAQHDREQQKLEQKVSLRRAHLEQKIEEELASLQKERTERIKHLLDRQEREIDTFDMESLRLGFGNLGALDPPKDDYR
- the taok3a gene encoding serine/threonine-protein kinase TAO3 isoform X3, with the protein product MSGYKRMRRQHQKQLIALENKLKAEMDEHRLKLQKEVETQANNAYIELEKLAKRHTVHCDKEMKTTSADEKKFQQQIVAQQKKELTTFLDNQKKQYKLCKEKIKEEMNEDHHTPKKEKQERLSKHKENLQHSQAEEEAHLLGQQRVFYDRNCRGFKRKVMIKRHEFEQEQIREELNKKKTQKEMEHAMLIRHDESTQELEHRQLKTLQKLRMDLIRLQHQTELENQIEYNNRRERELHRKHVLELRQQPKNLKAMELQIKKQFQDTCKVQTKQYKALRHHQMEVTPKSEHKTVLKALKEEQTRKLAILAEQYEQSINEMMASQALRLDEAQEAECQALRQQLQQEMELLNAYQSKIKMQTEAQHDREQQKLEQKVSLRRAHLEQKIEEELASLQKERTERIKHLLDRQEREIDTFDMESLRLGFGNLGALDPPKDDYR